The following proteins are co-located in the Micromonospora coriariae genome:
- the ccsA gene encoding cytochrome c biogenesis protein CcsA, translated as MRASTVDLVADTGRAAAGRRTMAWLAGGLTAAATVAGGWMAPPDEVQGQAQRLMYLHVPAAWVAYTAFAVVLTASGAYLIGGDLRWDRFARAGAEIGAALTAVAIATGSLWGKLVWGAWWAWDPRLVSTVLLLLAYAGYLALRRSLAERTGARDGGDHRVARPAAAVGMGSFLLVPVVHFSVVWWRSLHQQATVLAPQRPPIDPRMGVALLLAVAAATLAALCVLLYRVVRLERRLTPDTPPDRVPVRVG; from the coding sequence ATGCGAGCTTCCACCGTGGACCTTGTCGCGGACACCGGCAGAGCGGCCGCCGGCCGCCGGACCATGGCCTGGCTCGCCGGCGGGCTCACCGCGGCGGCGACGGTGGCCGGCGGGTGGATGGCACCCCCCGACGAGGTGCAGGGCCAGGCGCAGCGACTGATGTACCTCCACGTCCCCGCCGCCTGGGTTGCCTACACCGCGTTCGCCGTCGTGCTGACCGCCAGCGGCGCGTACCTGATCGGGGGCGACCTTCGCTGGGACCGGTTCGCGCGGGCGGGCGCCGAGATCGGCGCGGCCCTGACCGCCGTCGCGATCGCCACCGGGTCACTGTGGGGAAAGCTGGTCTGGGGTGCCTGGTGGGCGTGGGACCCCCGGCTGGTCAGCACCGTCCTGCTGCTGCTCGCGTACGCCGGCTACCTGGCCCTGCGCCGCTCGTTGGCAGAGCGGACCGGCGCGCGAGACGGCGGCGACCACCGGGTGGCGCGGCCCGCCGCGGCCGTCGGGATGGGCAGCTTCCTGCTCGTCCCGGTGGTGCACTTCTCCGTCGTCTGGTGGCGGTCGCTGCACCAGCAGGCGACCGTGCTCGCCCCGCAGCGCCCGCCCATCGACCCCAGGATGGGCGTCGCCCTGCTGCTCGCCGTCGCCGCCGCGACGCTCGCCGCGCTCTGCGTCCTGCTGTACAGGGTGGTCCGGCTGGAACGCCGGCTGACCCCCGACACGCCCCCCGACCGCGTCCCGGTCCGTGTCGGATGA
- a CDS encoding cytochrome c oxidase assembly protein, translating to MSALSVQQAHGPGQSPLAESLLAMLVVVTVCLLAAGYGRGVQELWSRRGAGHVVPRWRVAAFGAALLVVLGTEHGPAHEMAESSLAGHMAQHMLLLLGAGPLLAAGAAGLPLSMAVPLPLRRLLARCRVAPPIRRLRHPGTYALLAGGGQTVVLWFWHLPGPYAAAVDRPAVHATEHLCFLATAWLFWAPVLGSPRHRAPAPVTVLLLAGTMLPASALGAVLTFAPQPIYPRRVFGADPLADQQLAGLLMWAPMDLAVLVVALTVFLGWLLRMDRDRPDGLRGGPPPGGTRPMASTAEAEGVVP from the coding sequence ATGTCAGCTCTGAGCGTCCAGCAGGCACACGGGCCCGGCCAGAGCCCGCTGGCCGAGAGCCTGCTGGCGATGCTCGTCGTCGTCACGGTCTGCCTGCTGGCAGCCGGCTACGGGCGGGGCGTCCAGGAGCTGTGGTCGCGCCGTGGCGCGGGGCACGTGGTCCCCCGCTGGCGGGTGGCCGCGTTCGGCGCCGCACTGCTGGTGGTGCTCGGCACTGAGCACGGGCCGGCACACGAGATGGCGGAGTCCTCCTTGGCCGGGCACATGGCTCAGCACATGCTGCTCCTGCTGGGGGCCGGGCCGTTGCTCGCGGCCGGCGCGGCGGGGCTGCCGCTGAGCATGGCCGTGCCGCTCCCGCTGCGCCGGCTGCTCGCCCGCTGCCGGGTGGCGCCGCCGATACGCCGGCTGCGCCACCCGGGCACGTACGCCCTGCTGGCCGGTGGCGGGCAGACCGTCGTGCTCTGGTTCTGGCACCTGCCCGGGCCGTACGCGGCCGCGGTCGACCGTCCCGCCGTGCACGCCACCGAGCATCTGTGCTTCCTGGCCACGGCCTGGCTGTTCTGGGCGCCGGTGCTCGGCTCGCCACGGCACCGCGCCCCCGCCCCGGTGACGGTGCTGCTGCTGGCCGGCACCATGCTGCCCGCCTCGGCCCTCGGCGCCGTGCTCACCTTCGCCCCGCAACCGATCTATCCGCGGCGGGTGTTCGGCGCCGACCCGTTGGCCGACCAGCAACTCGCCGGCCTGTTGATGTGGGCGCCGATGGACCTGGCCGTGCTGGTCGTGGCGCTGACCGTGTTCCTGGGCTGGCTGCTGCGGATGGACCGCGACCGGC
- the ctaD gene encoding cytochrome c oxidase subunit I encodes MATTSAPPGVSRVDLARLTEHWAEPRSLRGWFSTVDHKRIGRRYLVTAGFFFVLAGLSALAMRTQLARPEAGLLSPEEYNQLFTMHGTAMIFLFATPMLFGFGNYLVPLMIGARDMAFPRLNAFGYWVFLFAGLFMWASLPFGAAPNNGWFAYAPLSSEQHNPGLHMDVYALGLLFLGISTTAASINFIVTALKLRAPGMSLNRVPLFVWAIVATAFMVIFALPALNLDNALLFLDRRFDTHFFDPSAGGNVLLWQHLFWIFGHPDVYIIVMPGLGIVSAVLPAFTRRGVVGYPLIVLSIVAIAIISFGVWVHHMFATGLPQLSYSFFSAASTIITIPSGLQIFAWLATMLLGRLVIRVPLLFVVGFIVTFVLGGVTGTMFALTAFDQQVTDTYFVVAHFHYVLIGGAVFPMLAGIYYWLPKITGRMYHEGLGRWAFWLVFAGMHVTFFPMHLYGLFGMPRRVYTYASEPGWGGWNLVSTIGSYVLALGLLLVLVGVVHAVRRGRPAPPDPWGADTLEWATTSPPEPYNFPVLPRVHSLHPVWDERTAESTGEGATADRILSEGRNTLLTSELDARVERPVPMPESTLKPLVLAAALLVLFAALLVAWYPVAAVAAVVVAATIAVWLWPAGPSRTSGVATP; translated from the coding sequence ATGGCCACGACCAGCGCGCCGCCCGGCGTCAGCCGGGTGGATCTGGCCCGGCTGACGGAACACTGGGCGGAGCCGCGTTCGCTACGCGGCTGGTTCAGCACGGTCGACCACAAGAGGATCGGCCGGCGCTACCTGGTCACCGCCGGGTTCTTCTTCGTCCTCGCCGGACTCAGCGCGCTGGCCATGCGCACCCAGCTCGCCCGACCCGAGGCGGGACTGCTGTCGCCCGAGGAGTACAACCAGCTCTTCACCATGCACGGCACGGCGATGATCTTCCTGTTCGCCACACCGATGCTCTTCGGCTTCGGGAACTACCTCGTACCCCTGATGATCGGCGCACGGGACATGGCGTTCCCGAGACTGAACGCCTTCGGCTACTGGGTCTTCCTGTTCGCCGGCCTGTTCATGTGGGCGAGCCTGCCCTTCGGTGCCGCCCCCAACAACGGCTGGTTCGCGTACGCGCCGCTGAGCTCCGAGCAGCACAACCCCGGCCTGCACATGGACGTCTACGCCCTCGGTCTGCTCTTCCTCGGCATATCCACGACCGCCGCCTCGATCAACTTCATCGTCACCGCGCTCAAGCTGCGCGCACCGGGAATGTCGCTCAATCGGGTACCGCTGTTCGTCTGGGCGATCGTCGCTACCGCGTTCATGGTGATCTTCGCGCTGCCGGCGCTGAACCTCGACAACGCGTTGCTGTTCCTCGACCGCCGGTTCGACACCCACTTCTTCGACCCGTCGGCCGGCGGAAACGTCCTGCTCTGGCAGCACCTGTTCTGGATCTTCGGACACCCCGACGTGTACATCATCGTCATGCCGGGGCTGGGCATCGTTTCGGCGGTGCTACCCGCTTTCACCCGGCGGGGCGTGGTCGGCTACCCGCTGATCGTGCTGTCCATCGTGGCGATCGCGATCATCTCGTTCGGGGTCTGGGTGCACCACATGTTCGCCACCGGGCTGCCGCAACTGTCCTACAGCTTCTTCAGCGCGGCCAGCACGATCATCACCATTCCGTCCGGGCTGCAGATCTTCGCCTGGCTGGCCACCATGCTGCTCGGCCGGCTGGTCATCCGGGTGCCGCTACTGTTCGTCGTCGGCTTCATCGTGACCTTCGTGCTCGGCGGTGTCACCGGCACGATGTTCGCCCTGACCGCGTTCGACCAGCAGGTCACCGACACCTACTTCGTGGTGGCGCATTTCCACTACGTGCTGATCGGCGGCGCGGTCTTCCCGATGCTCGCCGGCATCTACTACTGGCTGCCCAAGATCACCGGGCGGATGTACCACGAAGGGCTGGGGCGCTGGGCGTTCTGGCTGGTCTTCGCGGGCATGCACGTCACCTTCTTCCCCATGCACCTCTACGGTCTGTTCGGGATGCCCCGCCGGGTCTACACCTACGCCAGCGAGCCGGGCTGGGGCGGATGGAACCTGGTCAGCACCATCGGCTCCTACGTGCTCGCTCTCGGACTGCTGCTCGTGCTCGTCGGCGTGGTGCACGCCGTGCGCCGGGGTCGGCCCGCCCCGCCGGACCCCTGGGGCGCCGACACCCTGGAATGGGCCACCACGTCGCCGCCCGAGCCGTACAACTTCCCTGTCCTGCCTCGGGTGCACAGCCTGCACCCGGTGTGGGACGAACGGACCGCCGAGTCGACCGGCGAGGGGGCGACTGCGGACCGCATCCTCAGCGAGGGACGCAACACGCTGCTCACCAGCGAACTGGACGCCCGCGTCGAACGCCCGGTGCCGATGCCGGAGTCAACGCTCAAGCCCCTCGTGCTCGCCGCCGCGTTGCTGGTCCTCTTCGCCGCTCTGCTCGTCGCCTGGTACCCGGTGGCGGCCGTCGCCGCGGTGGTGGTGGCCGCGACGATCGCGGTCTGGCTCTGGCCCGCTGGACCGAGCCGGACGAGCGGGGTGGCGACACCATGA
- a CDS encoding cytochrome c oxidase subunit 3 yields MTDRGGIMAATGAEALSTELPAGRSTGWWGMVMFVATEATLFACLLGSYFYLRFQYGPQWPPGAIGAPELLKPLIMTAVLLPSSLPMVWAERGSRHGRRWQLRCGLGATMLLGLTFLALQATEYAEKLRHFTLTTDVYGSLFYLITGFHGLHVLVGLTMIGWLLAAALSGGTIDAHRRERVRNTAIYWHFVDAVWAAILFTIYLSPRL; encoded by the coding sequence ATGACGGATCGGGGCGGGATCATGGCGGCCACCGGCGCCGAGGCGCTGAGCACTGAGCTGCCAGCCGGTCGATCGACCGGCTGGTGGGGCATGGTGATGTTCGTGGCCACCGAGGCCACCCTCTTCGCCTGCCTGCTCGGCAGCTACTTCTACCTCCGCTTCCAGTACGGCCCCCAGTGGCCGCCGGGCGCCATCGGGGCCCCGGAACTGCTCAAGCCGTTGATCATGACTGCCGTGCTGCTGCCCAGCAGTCTGCCGATGGTGTGGGCCGAACGCGGCAGCCGGCACGGGCGGCGGTGGCAGCTGCGGTGCGGCCTGGGCGCCACCATGCTGCTCGGGCTGACCTTCCTGGCCCTGCAGGCCACCGAGTACGCCGAGAAGCTCCGGCACTTCACCCTGACCACCGACGTGTACGGGTCGCTGTTCTACCTGATCACCGGTTTCCACGGGCTGCACGTCCTGGTCGGCCTGACCATGATCGGCTGGCTGCTCGCCGCCGCCCTGAGCGGCGGCACCATCGACGCCCACCGGCGCGAGCGGGTCCGCAACACCGCCATCTACTGGCACTTCGTCGACGCGGTGTGGGCCGCCATCCTGTTCACCATCTACCTCTCCCCACGACTATGA
- the coxB gene encoding cytochrome c oxidase subunit II yields MDTTAGMTMSAARPAGRRRQPRPLPVLTALCGLALLAGCGGDPPSVLNPAGTGAARVANLWWLLFWISLAVVAEVMALLIWALVFRRGNVRVRHGQPLRFVAIAGAGLPFVILVAVYGVGLRDLAALAVDPDPDAPTVEVTGHKWWWEVRYPGASGATANEIHIPVGERVKVRLRTDDVLHSFWVPQLMPKTDLIAGETRETWLRAERAGRYRGQCAEYCGTQHAHMAFLVVAEPRTDFDAWLTRLNAPARQPRTEAERRGQQAFVQGTCAACHAVRGTGAQGQVGPDLSNVGSRWSLGAGAVPNDAGHLGGWIVNSQTVKPGNAMPPQPVGAAVLPDLITYLRSLD; encoded by the coding sequence GTGGACACGACAGCAGGGATGACCATGAGCGCCGCCCGACCCGCCGGGCGGCGCCGGCAGCCGCGCCCGCTGCCGGTGTTGACGGCCCTGTGCGGCCTGGCCCTGCTCGCCGGATGCGGGGGTGACCCGCCGTCCGTCCTCAACCCCGCCGGCACGGGCGCCGCCCGGGTCGCCAACCTGTGGTGGCTGCTCTTCTGGATCTCGCTGGCGGTGGTCGCCGAGGTCATGGCGCTGCTGATCTGGGCGCTGGTGTTCCGGCGGGGCAACGTCCGGGTGCGCCACGGGCAGCCGCTGCGCTTCGTCGCGATCGCCGGAGCCGGGCTGCCGTTCGTCATTCTCGTTGCCGTCTACGGGGTGGGGCTGCGGGACCTCGCCGCGCTCGCCGTCGATCCGGACCCCGACGCGCCGACGGTGGAGGTGACCGGCCACAAGTGGTGGTGGGAGGTGCGCTATCCGGGGGCGTCCGGGGCGACCGCGAACGAGATCCACATTCCGGTGGGGGAGCGGGTGAAGGTCCGGCTGCGCACGGACGACGTGCTGCACAGCTTCTGGGTGCCGCAGCTCATGCCGAAGACGGACCTGATCGCCGGTGAGACCCGCGAGACCTGGTTGCGGGCGGAGCGGGCCGGCCGCTACCGCGGCCAGTGCGCCGAGTACTGCGGCACCCAGCACGCCCACATGGCCTTCCTGGTCGTGGCGGAACCCCGCACCGACTTCGACGCGTGGCTGACCCGCCTGAACGCCCCGGCCCGTCAGCCGCGCACCGAGGCCGAGCGCCGCGGCCAGCAGGCGTTCGTGCAGGGCACCTGCGCCGCCTGCCACGCGGTACGGGGCACCGGCGCCCAGGGCCAGGTGGGGCCCGACCTGTCGAACGTGGGCTCCCGATGGAGCCTCGGCGCCGGGGCGGTACCGAATGACGCCGGACACCTCGGCGGCTGGATCGTCAACTCCCAGACGGTCAAGCCCGGCAACGCGATGCCCCCACAGCCGGTCGGCGCGGCCGTGCTGCCCGACCTGATCACGTACCTGCGGTCGCTGGATTAG
- a CDS encoding cytochrome c maturation protein CcmE, whose product MIRRRRGRTAVVAVLLAAGALLVTSALRETLTYYRTPGEVLGDPDATSQRVRLGGDVVPGSLRRTGDLVVFRLVENGHEITVEQRGVPPETFREGEGAIVEGTLSPDRVFRSDHVVVRHGNEYRPSTAPPGSVDAR is encoded by the coding sequence ATGATCCGTCGCCGCAGGGGCCGGACCGCCGTCGTCGCCGTGCTCCTCGCCGCCGGCGCGCTGCTGGTCACCAGCGCGCTCCGGGAGACCCTGACCTATTACCGCACTCCGGGCGAGGTGCTCGGCGATCCGGACGCGACCTCGCAACGGGTACGCCTCGGCGGCGACGTGGTGCCCGGGTCGCTGCGGCGCACCGGCGACCTCGTGGTGTTCCGCCTCGTCGAGAACGGTCACGAGATCACCGTCGAGCAGCGCGGCGTCCCACCGGAGACGTTCCGGGAGGGCGAGGGGGCGATCGTGGAGGGCACCCTGTCGCCGGACCGGGTGTTCCGCTCCGACCACGTCGTGGTCCGGCACGGCAACGAATACCGCCCGTCCACCGCCCCGCCAGGGTCGGTCGATGCTCGCTGA